AGGAAACAAAAAATCAGTATTTAAAAAGATTGAGAAAATTTGTACTCTAGcataattgattttaaaaattcttctaaaaaaactagaaaaataaatgcatgcattttttttgttttataattATTGTATCCACGATTAATTTCATGAGGTACCTATTATTTACTACTCAAACAAGAATTCAAACAAAGGGAAAATCTCACCTTACCCTTACCTATTATATTCAAAACAAAAACAGGAAATAGTCTTGTTGTGTACTCCCAAAAAAATGGAACAAtcttttatgaatttcaagtgGCTAGTATCATACATCCATTGCTCAATTCTTGTTATGTCTATGACAGTGTCATGTTTTGATGAACAAGCTTTACTAGACTTTAAAAGTAGAATCACTGATGATCCATTCCAAGTCATGTCTTCTTGGAACAATTCTCTCCATTACTGCAATTGGACAGGCATAACATGTAACCCCTCCTTTGAAAGAGTCATAATTCTTGACTTGAGATCACTAAAGCTCGTTGGATCCATACCGCCTTCTATTGGGAACCTCACGTTCCTAACAGCGATAAATCTTAGGAATAATAGCTTCCATGGTGAAGTTCCTATGGAAATTGGCAACCTCTTGCAGCTGCAACATCTCAATCTCACTTGGAATTCTTTTACTGGAACCATTCCTGCTAATTTGAGTTACTGTAAAGAACTTAGATCACTTGCTCTAGAATATAATAGTCTATTTGGGAAAGTATTACCTGATCAGCTCAGTTCACTTTCAAAGTTGAATTATTTAGGCCTTGGAAGCAACAATCTCACAGGAGGTATTCCATCATGGATAGGAAACTTTTCATCTCTTCGAGGTCTTTCCCTTGCAATTAACAATCTACAAGGACCAATACCTCGAGATATTGGTCGTTTGTCAAACTTGCAAATCTTCCAAGTTTATGGAAATCAGTTAAATGGTACAATTCCTCGATCTGTTTTGAATATATCCTCTGTTTACTATTTCTCTGTTACTCAAAACTTGTTGTATGGAGAGCTTCCATCCGATATAGGCCTTACTCTTCCAAATCTTGAGGTGTTTGCTGGTGCTGTGAACGACTTCACGGGACCAATTCCTGTTTCATTATCAAATGCTTCAAAGCTTGGTGTACTTGAATTGTCTCAAAATAAGCTCACCGGAAATGTCCCTACGAGTTTAGGACAATTGCAAATGTTGTACAGGTTGAACTTTGAGATCAATAGTCTTGGAAGAAACTCAAGTGAAGACTTGAGGTTTCTTGATTTCATAGTTAACTGCACAAGTTTGCAAGTTCTTAGCTTCGAGAACAATTTTTTGGGAGGCGAATTGCCTAAAACAATCGGTAACCTTTCCACGAGTCTAGAAATATTTGGTCTcggttataatatgatagtTGGTTCTCTTCCTACTGGACTAGAAAACCTTGTTAATTTGACCCTTCTATCACTGGCTAATAACAACTTGAGAGGCAGTGTTCCTGAGTCTTTAGGTAAGCTTCGACGCCTGCAAGGACTGATGTTGAATGGAAACAAGTTGTCTGGAAGGATTCCATCTTCTATTGGTAACTTAACATCTCTGTCTACTTTAAACATTGAGGACAATGAGTTAGAAGGAAACATACCTCCGGAGCTCGGGCAGTGCACCCGTTTATCAGTGCTAAACCTCACAGGAAATAACCTTGTTGGTTCCATACCAAAGGAGCTTGCAGgtcttttttctctttcaattgcTTTAGCCTTATCGAACAATTCTTTGACCGGTTCCTTGCCAGCTGAAATTGGAAAGTTGATAAATCTCAAGGAAATGGATATTTCACACAACAAATTATCAGGTGAAATTCCAAGCACCCTAAGTAGCTGTGTCAGCTTAGAGCGCTTCACAGCGAATAATAACCTGTTTCTTGGAGAAATTCCTGAATCCTTGCAAGGTTTAAGAG
This Solanum dulcamara chromosome 1, daSolDulc1.2, whole genome shotgun sequence DNA region includes the following protein-coding sequences:
- the LOC129901582 gene encoding probable LRR receptor-like serine/threonine-protein kinase At3g47570, yielding MEQSFMNFKWLVSYIHCSILVMSMTVSCFDEQALLDFKSRITDDPFQVMSSWNNSLHYCNWTGITCNPSFERVIILDLRSLKLVGSIPPSIGNLTFLTAINLRNNSFHGEVPMEIGNLLQLQHLNLTWNSFTGTIPANLSYCKELRSLALEYNSLFGKVLPDQLSSLSKLNYLGLGSNNLTGGIPSWIGNFSSLRGLSLAINNLQGPIPRDIGRLSNLQIFQVYGNQLNGTIPRSVLNISSVYYFSVTQNLLYGELPSDIGLTLPNLEVFAGAVNDFTGPIPVSLSNASKLGVLELSQNKLTGNVPTSLGQLQMLYRLNFEINSLGRNSSEDLRFLDFIVNCTSLQVLSFENNFLGGELPKTIGNLSTSLEIFGLGYNMIVGSLPTGLENLVNLTLLSLANNNLRGSVPESLGKLRRLQGLMLNGNKLSGRIPSSIGNLTSLSTLNIEDNELEGNIPPELGQCTRLSVLNLTGNNLVGSIPKELAGLFSLSIALALSNNSLTGSLPAEIGKLINLKEMDISHNKLSGEIPSTLSSCVSLERFTANNNLFLGEIPESLQGLRGLEEMDLSHNNISGGIPQFLVKLPYLRKLDLSFNKLEGEVPTEGIFANASAVLISGNHELCGGPPNYNFPTCPKQKDASSKKHISSRKKVLAIILSVTFSFLLLCSFVACYIVIRNSRKRDLTGQSSRERKSEHFDDDKPTLFNDPILAAKITYQDMFKSTNGFSEDNLIGTGSFGSVYKGQFQVFDKVMAVKVLNLQQRGALKSFSDECRALKGIRHRNLLKIIAVCSSMDYQGNDFKCIVFEFMENGSLDDWLHSKGDEQYLNIIQRLNIAIDVASALDYLHNNCQVPIVHCDLKPSNILLDEEMTAHVGDFGLAKFLFKSSWNKQTSIALKGSIGYIPPEYGSGVNVSTLGDVYSFGIMLLELFTGRRPTDEIFNDGLNIHQYVKVNLPRRVTEIADPSLLLAYGEHSKYEDNASDLEEKAILQDDEYISKLNASTMIEGCLVSILKIGLLCSSSSPRDRMPISIALKEIHIIKNLFLQSKRSIDKSDGNKLIKLASSEFC